The proteins below are encoded in one region of Ciconia boyciana chromosome 19, ASM3463844v1, whole genome shotgun sequence:
- the UBXN10 gene encoding UBX domain-containing protein 10: MATAVLLTLAPSHRYFPSSTAAAFLWTNTVDMHVTRPKSAKGRTRPTFNYSQSMETCPCRVPSSQPPAAPHKLVNSRRASSTKPAFLASQVCPEEIPELLQQVPLRTSSSLNKYRVLPSIGWKGIGSSAVEAVAEQTDRLKVSEGQEDAPKIKTLSGEQGTASILSESDVPDEESSHAQCPPEKPGRKMRQESPSTSTVSLEEPLTEESHLLLAIRSPSGQRFEHYFRPTDSLQTVLAVAEQKMSAKYKRCSLQTMEVPRRSFSDLTRSLHECGILHKSVLCIQQKEQHDADL, translated from the coding sequence ATGGCCACAGCGGTTCTTCTGACCTTAGCACCATCTCACCGCTACTTCCCTTCAAGCACAGCAGCCGCTTTCTTGTGGACAAACACCGTCGACATGCACGTCACCAGGCCAAAATCTGCCAAGGGACGCACGAGGCCAACCTTCAACTACTCTCAGAGCATGGAAACTTGCCCTTGCCGAGTGCCATCTTcccagccaccagcagctccccacaAATTAGTGAACAGCCGGAGAGCATCGTCCACAAAACCAGCGTTCCTGGCCAGCCAGGTGTGTCCCGAGGAAATCCCAGAGCTCCTTCAGCAAGTGCCTTTGAGGACCTCCTCTTCCCTGAACAAGTACAGGGTGCTCCCCTCCATCGGCTGGAAAGGCATAGGGAGCAGCGCTGTGGAAGCGGTGGCTGAACAGACCGACCGGCTGAAAGTGAGTGAGGGGCAGGAGGATGCTCCGAAAATCAAAACTCTTTCTGGAGAGCAAGGAACTGCCAGCATATTGTCAGAAAGCGATGTCCCCGATGAAGAGAGCTCACACGCGCAGTGTCCTCCTGAGAAGCCGGGAAGGAAAATGAGGCAAGAGAGCCCTTCAACGTCGACTGTAAGTTTGGAAGAGCCGCTGACAGAAGAGTCGCACTTGCTGCTCGCTATTCGGTCTCCCTCTGGTCAGAGATTTGAACATTATTTCAGGCCCACTGACAGCCTCCAGACAGTCCTTGCCGtggcagaacagaaaatgtcagcCAAATACAAACGCTGCAGCCTTCAAACGATGGAGGTGCCCAGAAGGAGTTTCTCTGACCTTACGAGGTCCCTCCATGAATGTGGGATTCTCCACAAGTCCGTGCTGTGCATCCAACAGAAAGAGCAGCACGATGCAGATCTTTAG